In the Cylindrospermopsis raciborskii Cr2010 genome, AAGATTCCTTCAGTGAATTCCCAATTTTCAATATTCAGTCATTTTTTTTAAAAAACAGTGTAAATACTGTACATAAAATCCCCGTCAAGAGATAACAATCTATATTAGATACGTTAGATATATTAAGTTTATCCAATTAAGCCAATTACTCAAAAGTAATTGGGTTAGGGAGGGGGACTCATGGTTATGACTAAAAAGTGTTATTCTTACCGGATCATCACCAAAAAATATGCCAAGGTGGTTGTTCAGTTTTTGCGTATTTTACGAAGAACTACAAAAAACCTAATAAGATTGTTTTTAAAAATTATTTTGAAATCTCAAAGGAGACGAAACTTAAAAAATCAAGGCTTTGTGTTGCCCACAACAACCATGGTTATCCTGGTGGTAATGTTACTAACAATGGCAATTGTATTTCGCTCCTTTGAAAGAGCTAAACATGCCCATAATACCAAGATTAATCAAACGGTAATCAATGCAGCGACTCCTGCAATAGATAGGGGAAAAGCCAAGATTAACCAAATGTTGGCAGATCCTAGAATTACCCAATTTTTACCTTCAGATCAAGACTTATATAATAACCTAATTAATTACCTAGACGAATATACCTTTGGTGATGAGACTAATCTGACCCTCAACTTGCAAAACTACGAACCCTTAAAAACCGCTTGGAAATTTCCCGTAGACACTAATAACAATGGTAAATTTGACAGCTATACCCTTTATGGTATTTATTTTAAAAATCCTCCTCAAAGCAATCAGCAATACGTGCGAGCTAGAAACACTTTAGAAGCTAGATCTTTACCTATCAACCCAATCGATTTTAATTCTCGATGTCAGGATTTTACTTCAATAAGTAAAAACTTGGAAAAATTAGTAGATACAAATGGGTGGTTAATAATTGGTGGACAAATGAGAAAAGCCTTTTTTGTTTACACTGCTACAGTTCCCATTACTAGCCAGATGACCATACCCACACAAAATCAAATTAACTATGAAATATCCCCAGAAAATAAAGCATTTTATGCTTTAGAATATAAGCAAGAGAGAATTCAAATTCCATCTAGCAACAACGCCATTGTTTATGAAGATGACTTACAAATTACTGGCAATGAAGACTTCAGAATTAATGGCAGAATTTTTACCAATAGTAACTTGTTAACCGGTTCAGCTTCCCGATCAATTAGACTCTATCAAATTAGCAGTCAGAGTTCTTGCTTTTACGAACCGGAAAACTCTAAAATTATTGTAGGTGGGAATTTAGCAGCAGGTGGATTTACAGATAATAAAGATCTATCCACAGCAACCACAGTGGATTTATTTAAGGATAAGGGCGTAAATCCACAAACAATAGCAGGATACAACCCCAGAATTACAGACCATAAATCGGTTACCAACTCACCACAGAATATAGCCTATAATAGTTTAGCTTATATGAAAAGAATCAATAAGTTAGTTGATAGGCAAATGGCAAATTATTTGACCACCGATCCTCAAGAAGTAAAACAGGGAATTATCAAAAAACAAAAGCAATTAGGAACAGCATATACAACTGATCAATATGACCAAATTCGCCGTAAAGAATTGGAACTCTATTTTCAAAAACGTACCCGCCGCGTACCCTTTCAAGAAGTACCCTTTGGTAGTGAACAGAGTGATGTAAATAAGATCGATAATCCCTTACAGAGTACTGGTGATACCCTGCGTCCCATAGATCCATGGATTTATCCATTTGCTAGCGATGGAATCACGGGAACTAGTCATAGTCAACTATCATTAAACATCAGTGGTAATTTACTCAAACCCAGTGCAACAGAACCCATGGACCAACTACAAAAACAACTAGGGGGAGTAGAGCAGTATTTAGGAGACCGGGTTATAGTTGGTCATAATCTACCCCAAATGTGGTGGAATTATCCACAAAATCGCTTTTTTAGCACCGATATTAACCACACTCAAAACCTCAAAGATATTAATTGGGATCTAGGTAATGAACCAAGAACTCGTTATACCACCCTGCATAACTTAGCTGGTTTAGCTGCAATAGAAAGGGATGGAGATTGGGAATATGCAGCAGCACAAGTACCTGAAAATCCACAACAGGAAAATTTCATTGGCGGTTTGCGCGTGGTGACTGGTTCTGGAATATATTTACCCAGAAATCATAATGCTTCTAGCACTAACTTTCTAGATGTTTCAACAAAAATTTGGTCCGATATCTTACCCATACCACAAACATCTACAGAATATGTAAACACCACCATTAACCCCTACTGGATGTATGATTCATCCCTGGGGTTTACTTTGCCCAAACTATCTGAAATGGACATTACAACCCCCTATTTAAAAATGCGAGCTACGGTGGTTTACCACTATAAATCTAGCAATTATCATCAGAACAATCCCACCCCCATAGCTTGTATTAGTAGTTTTTATCTTCCTACAAACAGCAACACAGCGACAAATATGATCACATTACCTAATGCGGTAGGAATAGAAAAATCCTCTCATGGACTATCTAACAATGGTATCGTTTATCCACCTCCCACTAGAAATGTTAATGCTTATGCAAATTTACTTACATATCAAGCCCAGTTGCAATACCCTAATGGACGTTGGGTAAATGAACCTTTGAGAAATGCTTTAGCAAAAAATAACTATACCTTATCAGAAAAATCCGCTATAGATACTGCCTTATGTGCTTTACAAATCATGGATGGTAGTATAAGTCCTCTGAGTAACCCTCCCATTCCCCATGGTGCAATTAAGGAAATAGCTTTTTTAGATTCCAGAGAAATCAGAGCTAATCAAACCTCAAATCAGGTGGATAGTAATTTACCATACGATTTACCCCTGAGAGATAGACAACCGTTAGAAATTCGTGCTACGGTCATAGACTTAAATCAGCTACGCACAACCAGAATATCAACCGATGAGTATTTATTACCAAATAGTGGAATTATTTATGCGACTCGGGATGATGCTCTACCAGATATAAGTGGAGGAATATCTGCTAAATCAGAAAGTTCTGTGGATTATAAACTTGATCCTACTCGTCGTCCTAATGGGATCCTAATTACCACTAGTGATAGTTCACCAACTAAACTTTTCCGTAGTACAAGTAATACATTTAGAAGAGAGGAAAAGGGCTTGATTTTGGCTTCCAACTTACCGGTTTATATTAAAGGTGATTTCAATAGACATACCCAAGAAGAATTTACCAGTACCTTAGCAGCTGATTGGAGTAATTTTTACAATCGTAGTCAAATAAATCATCAATTTGCTTGTCGTCCTAGTGATTCTAAACTACCCAACTGTACTGTGGGTGATGAGTGGCGAAATGCTGCCATATTAGCAGATTCCATTACCTTACTTTCTCAGAACTTTCGATTTGGTTTTCGCAATGAAGGAGACTATGATTGGAATAATTATATTGGTGATACTGCATCCTTCAATAATCGTCCTACGAATTTTGAATATAACACTTATGCTCCCACAATAACCCAGAATTATGATATCAATGGCATACCGAATATCGATCTGGATCCCGTAACCAATGGTATACAAGGTAGTTCCTATTTTCACAACTTCGTTACCCCCATAGTTAAACAGATACCAGCTAGAGAATTTCTGTTAGAAGTTTGTCTAGTTTCTAATACTGATATATGTAACAGTGACCCAACACAATGGGTAATTAGTAGATTTTCTAGAAGTGAATACAATGGACAACCAGAAAGTAATATCGAAGGTCTACCAATAACTGCTATTAAAACTGGAAGTCTTGATTATCATCATCAACCATCTAATGGTTGGGAAAACTTGCCTCAAAGAATTGCTTTCAAAAGAAATATGGCAACAGGTAAATTACTTCAACCCCTAAGTGTTTATGGGGTGGATAATAATCAGATAATTCGGACTTTTTCTTTTTCAGGTAACACCCTACCGAAACTAGCAGTCAATCAAAATAATCAAGGATTTCTCATACCCTGGTTAACACCTGATTCCAATGGTTTTTGGCAACCCGTTTTACAAATTAATCAACCCTTTGCCACCCCAACTGACCCCCATAATACTAACAGCATTACCAATGGTTCACATAATCATTGGTTACAGATAGCAACCCCAACTACTGTTAATTTTATTGCTGCTACGGGAGACAATCCAGCTCGTCCCATGGAAGATAATGGGGGGTTACCCAACTTACTCCGCTTATTGGAAAATTGGAGTCCTAATACTACCCCTATAGATCTGAGAATTAATGGTGCATTCATTCAAATGAAAAGGAGTAACTATGCTACGGGAACTTATAGCACATCTATTAACAGTCAACCCCAGGATTTTCAATACAAAATTGCCGTGAATTCTGGTAGAAGTTCTGGACATCTTCCACCTAGACGACAATGGCATTATGATGTGGGACTTTTATCTCAACCACTGGATTTATTTACCCAAAAAATTCCTATAAAATCACAAAAGTTATCCAAAGACTATTTTCGTCAAGTTGGTCGAAATGATGAATGGATTCAAACCCTTTTATCTGCTAAACAAACCAGTGATGGAACTTATGCGGTTGACCAAGACCAAAGATTTAACTGTTATTAGATTTAAGTGGGTCAGTGAAATTAAATATAAGATTAACGTAGGTTGGGTTGAGGAACGAAACCCAACACCCCCATGAGTCTCCTTACTCGACCCATTCTACAAATAATTGTGCTTCCTTAATTGTTATTAAGTTGTTTTTAAAAATATGCTGGATCATCTAAAAAAATATTTACTCTTTCCCGTAGAAGAATATGATGGTTTTACTATTTTAGAATCATTAGTTGCCATTTCAACCCTATCTTTATTATTGATGGTGATTACTCCAATATGGATTATGTCCACAGCCATCCGTATGCAATCACGGCGTGTGGAAATGGCTGCTCAAGCAGCAACATCATTTGTTAATGGGGTGAAAATTGGTTCCATTGTCACACCACAAGTAATATCTGAAATTACTCCTAGTCAACAAGCTCCCAGAAATATTTCTACCAGTCCTCAAGATTATTTGATTACCAGCTCGAAAATGCCAGCACCAACATCAGCAAATGGCTTATATTGTTATAACCAAAATGGCATAATTGGTTTTACGGAATGCCAAAATAATTCCAATAATTTGTTTTATATTCAAGCTGGTACAATTGCCACAAGTTCCAAAAATGAGAGTTATCTTTTGTCCATACGAGTTTTTAGAGCGGATATTGATTTTACTCAACAAATCCCAATTAATAAATCCACCCCATCGCCCATAACTCATAATCTTGGCGATAAACAAGTGCCACTAATACAAATGACCACAGAAATAACCAATAATAAAACCTCTTTTTACTCTCTATGTCAGCGTTTAGGTGCGATCGCACCCACCACTTATTCTAGTTCTACCCTATGTCAATAATCTCCTTCCCTACTCCCTCAAAAAATCGTTCATTCTATGGATTTACCATAATGCAACTACTCGTTGGTTTGACCATAGGAGTCATCAGTATTACTCTTTTATTGAGGTTATTAATTAATGTGATGGAAATAAACCAACAGGAACAAGCTAAAATCACTACTGGAGCAGAAATTCAAACTGCTTTGGACTATATTGCCAATGATTTAAAACAGGCAATTTATATTTATGATGCTCAGGGAATAAATGCTATTAGATCCCAATTACCCTCTACTCCTACCGGTATAGATAGGGTTCCTGTGCTGGTTTTTTGGCGACAGGAAACAATAGAAAATGTTTTGCCAGTTCCCGGAAGTTTAATTAAAGATGATGCTTTTGTTTATTCTCTGGTTGTTTACTATTTAATTAGAGATACTACTGCATCCGTATCTGAGTGGTCAAAATCAGCTCGCATTGCTAGATGGAAAATTAGAGATGGTGTTCTGGCTAATACTAGAGATTTTGATCAGATAGTTCTTTGTAATGGATATACAGGAAGAGATTATATTAAGGGTCCTAACAATAACAAAAGAGAGCAAAACCCAGAATTTTGTCCTGAACCTGGTTTTGCTGCTTTTAATCTCAATAATTCGGGTAGTTTGGAACAAATCATGAATAGTTGGAGAAAGCATAGTGCTAAATATACTAATGATCCCATAGTTTTAGTGGATTATATTGACAGCAGAATTAATAATATACCTCCTGCAGTTTGCCCCCCGAATTCTACTAACCCTAAAATTACCTGGTCAAGGGTTACTTCGTCAATTTTTAGTCATACTACCACTGGTCGGATGACTAGTTTTTATGCCTGCGTAGATAGACTAAATGTAACGGCACAAGTATTTATTCGGGGAGATGCTTTAGCTCGCATTCCTAATAATTTAAATACCAATAGTAATCAACTAAGTCACTATTTCCCCACTGTTAGTACTCAGGTTCAAGGAAAGGGTTTTTTCTATAAATAAGTAAGTTGGCGTTAAAAGACCAAACTATGTAAAGATAAATAGGATAAGTGGGTCGGTGGAATTAAATACAAGATTAATGTAGGTTGGGTTGAAGTATGAAACCCAACACCCGCAGGGGTTAACCCATCCTACAAATAATTGTGCCTTTCTACTTAGTAGTTGTTGCTAAAGTCTTTTTCTACCAAAAGGGAACAATATCTATGAATTATCAAAGCTCCAATGAAGGATTTACTTTGTGGGAAAATCTCATAGTTTTAGCGATAATTGGTATTCTATCAGCAATAGTAACACCCTCCTGGCTAAGTTTTTTGACAAACTATCGTCTCAATGTGGCCCAAGAACAAGTTTATCAAGCATTGCGTCAAGCCCAAAGTCAGGCTAAAAAAGAAAAATCTACTTGGCAAGCTAGTTTTAAACAAGAAAATGGTATAGTTAAATGGGCTGTTCACCCAATTTTAGTTCACCCTCCTAATGCGGTTTGGCATAGTTTAGATTCTGCTATTCAATTAGATCGGGAAACTACTTTACGAGAGTCTCATGGTATCAAATATATTCAATTCGATGATCTAGGAGCTATCAGAAACCCACCTTTGGGCACAGTTACCCTGTCTATGAAGTCGGGTGGAACCGCAAAACGCTGTGTTATTGTCTCCACTATTTTGGGTTCCCTCAGAACTGCTAGGGAAAATACTGTCCTCAGAAATAATGCTTACTGTTATTAGGTAAGTAGGGAGGCATGATTATTTATAGGATGGGGTGGGGGCGTTGGGTTTCGTTCCTCAACCCAACCTACGTTCTGTTATTAGGTAATACATTAAGTAATACGAGTTTCAGTTTTTAAAAACCATAACCAAGGTGATGGGCCAGTATGATCAGTATGATATATTTTATGGATGATGGTCATTAGACTTAGGAAAATATGGTTAATCGTCCTACCAACTCCAATACTTCCCTCACTCTCAAAGTAGTAGGGATAGTTTGTATTTTATCTTTTTTCATAGACTTTTTGATTTTGATGCTGGGATTCAACTTTACAGATAAAGAAGCACAAGTTGGTCTAACCACAGCATTAGTAGATCGTGGTGTTGTCCCCATGGTAGGTTTAGCAATGATTCTCATTGCCCATTGGTTGGACACCAATGACCAGGGAAAAAATCCGGGTATGGATTTTAAATTTCCTTCCCTAATACTTTCTAGCATTTTTGGTCTAATGTTTTTGTTGATTTTTCCCCTGCACCTGACAAATGTTGACCAGGTTAGCAAAGAAAAGGTTAATCAAATTGCCCAAGATGCTCAACAAGCAGAGTCTCAACTCAATACCCAGTTGGCCCAATTCCAGGGTCAGCTGAATAATGACCAGGGTCGCGCTCAATTACAACAGGCTCAACTTCAAGCGAAGGCACAAATTACTGAATTACTTAAAGATCCACAAAAATATAAACAAGCACTAGAAAACCCCCAACTTCCCCCAGAACAGAAAGAGTTACTCAAGAAACTGCAGGCCAACCCGCAAGACATAGATAAATTTATTGCCCAGCAGACCGATCCCAATGAAATTGCCAAACAAAAAATCGAGCAAATTCGCCAACGCCAAACGGAAGCGGAAAAACAAGCTAGAGAGAATGCTTGGAAGTCTGGACTAAGAATAGGAATTGGCAGTCTGTTGTTATCTATTGGTTATATTATCATTGGCTGGACTGGATTAAAAACTACATCTGGTACACGTAGGGTTTAATAAACCAAAATCTTGGGTGATCATTGGCTACGATTAACGCTAGGATTAATAATACCTCGAAAACCTGCAACAATAATTTACAGGCACTATATTCTTACGTGCCTATTTGCAGGCCTAAAGCAACTGATCATGAGAAATAAGTAATAAATCTTAAACTTAGGACTCATTTATCTGGACTGACAACAAGGATTTGTGGTATGGAAATCAATCACAAACATTCTAGTAGCCAAAAAAAGGAGAATCCGGGCTTGGTCATGGAACGGCTTAAACAGGACTTAAAAAATGACTTGATAGCTGGGTTGTTGGTGGTAATACCCCTAGCAACCACCATTTGGTTAACCATTACGATTGCCAACTGGGTAATTAACTTTCTCACCCAAATCCCTAAACAGCTTAACCCTTTTGATGGACTAAACCCCATATTAGTCAACCTATTGAACTTTTTAGTTGGTTTAGCAGTACCATTAATTAGCATCCTGTTTATTGGTCTGATGGCCCGGAATATCTTTGGCAAATGGTTGCTTGACTTTGGGGAGAGGATATTGCATGCAATTCCCTTAGCTGGTCAAGTCTACAAGACTCTCAAACAATTACTGGAGACTATACTCAAGGATTCCAATGGCAAATTCCGTCGAGTGGTGTTATTGGAATATCCTAGGAGGGGAATATGGTCTATTGGCTTTGTCACCGGTGCAATTGCCAGCGACATTCAGGCAAAATTGAGTCGTCCTATGTTGAGCATTTTTATTCCCACTACCCCTAACCCCACTACTGGTTGGTATGCAGTGGTTCCAGAAGATGAAGCAATCAATCTGACAATGTCTATAGAGGATGCGTTTAAAATCATTGTCTCCGGCGGTATAGTCGCGCCTAGTAATGGTGTAGTTATGTCCCAATTGCCCTTAACAACTCCAACATTAACCAAAGAAGGCAAAAGCCATTTGGTTGGTGTTGAACCTGATTTTTGACATACTGGTGAATCCTCAATTTATTACGGCTACATGTCAAAACCTGCTTGGTGATGATGAGTCTATGAACACAGGAACTACCGGGATAGTGGGAATTAATTTCCTGCAAAAATATCCTGGTTCTAACCTGTAATGATTGTTAATTTCTTATTCGTACCATATCTACCATATTATGTAAGATTATGCAACCTCGTAAACCCCAACAAATAGCTAGAGAACTAGCACTACTAAGTCTTAGTCAGTTGCCAGTTAATCCTAAAAAATTGCAGAAACTACCAGATGACCAACTAATGGCCAAGCTCGTTCTTGGTGCTGTCCGCACTTTAACTGCAGAAGTACAGGATACGTTGAATAGTGCTGCTGCTGAATTACAGCGCAGTAATGACCGATTATTAACTAGTCAAACCCGTGCATCCGACTTAAGTACGGCTAGAACAATGCTTCAAGAAGCCATTGGCTGCACGCAAACAGCTATTAATCAATTGGGTTTAGCTGTTGACTTCCCTGAGTTGATTCAATTAGCTAATCAAGATAAGGAAGTTCGCAATTACGCTAAGGAAATTGTGGTTACTGTTGATGAGAATCGACCTATTTTAGATCAGATTATCTCCCAGGCACTGGTAGACTGGCAAGTAACTAGACTAGCTCAAATAGATAGGGATATACTTCAAATTGCTGTGGCGGAAATGAAATTTATGGAAGTTCCTCCCAGCATTGCCATTAATGAAGCGGTAGAGCTGGCTAAACGTTATAGTGGCGATGATGGACATCGATTTATTAATGGTGTTTTACGTCGGGTCACAGATCAAAAACAACCTGCTTAATTCCATACCTTGGCGGTTCTGAGTTGTCAATCCTCCAAGGATTAAATCACAATAATCATACTTAATAAAGCTAAAATGTCATTTAATTGGTTTCGCCGTCAACATGATGATTCTTCCGCTAGTACGGAAACTCAAGTACAAAGTGAAACTTCGTCTAATCAGGAAGTGTCACCAGAATCAGTTCCGGAAACAATAATCGATCCAGCGGATCTGTTAGCCTATGCCAAAGCTGCTTATAAAAATATTCAGCAAAAACAACAGTCTCAAGATCAAGAAGGTACGACTGTAACTGATGAAGCGTCTTCAGTTACAACTAGTGAAACTTCGGAAATATCAGAAGACAGCTCTGTTATTAAAGATGAGATTCCGGTGACCAGTACGGATGTGGGTGAAGAATTGATTTCAGACACGGACCATACTCCACCGGAAGTGGGAGTTGATGGCCAGCCGCAATTATCCTTTTTAGAGAGAGCAACTGCAGATAGACAGGCTAAACAAGAGAGATTAATTGCTACTGCTGTGGAGGTTCCTGAACCAGAAACCACGGTTATGCCCAACGTTAGTATTATAGCAATTCCTGAATTAGAATTTGATGATGGCTTTGTTTGGTCAGCAGAAGTTTTAGCCGCCCAGGGTAGACGAGCAGAAGATATTTCCATAGAGGAAATTACTTGGTTGAAAAAACTGCGTCAGGGACTGGATAAGACTAGACGTAATATACTAAACCAGTTAAAAGCTATTGTTGGACAAGGTCCCTTAAATCAAGATGCAGTAGCAGAAATTGAGGGAATACTGCTACAGGCTGATGTAGGTGTTGAAGCCACTGATCTGATTATTCAGTCCCTCCAGAAAAAACTTCGCGATGAGGTTACCGCCCCCGAACAAGCAATTGCCTATCTCAAGCAAATCCTGAGGGATATGCTGGAGAAACCCCTGGAATCATCACCTAGATCGGGTTTTGCTCCAGAAAAAGATAAACTCACTATTTGGTTAATTACAGGGGTGAATGGTGCTGGTAAAACCACAACTATTGGTAAAATCGCTCACCTAGCTCAGAAATCTGGATATAACTGTTTGATTGCTGCTGCTGATACTTTCCGCGCTGCTGCTGTGGAGCAGGTCAAAGTTTGGGGAAGTAGAAGTGGTGTAGAAGTTATTGCTAACCCTGGTAAAAATACTGACCCTGCTGCTATTGTATTTGATGCGATCGCAGCTGCCCAATCACGGAAAACGGAATTACTGTTAGTAGACACAGCAGGGAGACTGCAAAACAAGAAAAACCTGATGGATGAACTGAGCAAGATTCGTCGAATTATTGACAAAAAAGCTGCTGATGCCCGTGTAGAGTCGCTGTTAGTCTTAGATTCCACCTTAGGACAAAACGGACTGCGACAAGCTGAAGTTTTTTCTCAAGCTGCTCAACTTAGTGGTGTGGTTTTAACTAAGTTAGATGGCACAGCTAAAGGGGGAGTGGCTTTAGCGGTGGTGCAACAGTTAGGTTTACCCATTAGGTTTATAGGTGCTGGGGAAGGAATTGAAGATTTACGTCCCTTCTCCAGTTATGAGTTTGTGGAAGCTCTTTTAAACTAAAAAAGAAACTTTTAAACCAAGATAGAGGGAGGTTGGAAATAAAAATTATCAAAAATAATTCTTTTTTTGGTAAAAACTGGACAACTTCTGGTATGATCTCACACTAGAACCGTTTTTTAGTCATCGGAGAGTGAGCACATACACACGATTCAAAATCTCCGCCTGGAATTTCTAGCCTAAAATACCCTAAAAGTTACATATTCGGTTATGATGCCCTTGCTAAAATGACTAATCTTAAAAGCTTGTTCATTTATTCTAAAACTTACAGAAAATAGCAGCCTGTGTCCCAATTTCCTTCTCAATCCACAGAAATCAATAGTAGTGCCACTAGAGATGTCACCCCAATGGTGGCACTAAAAGAGATTGTGGCTAGGTTACATCGGGAACAGAACAAAATTCAAGAGCTGCTGGGTTCTCTGGGATTTGCCTTGAGGAGTTTCAACAATTTAAATCAGTTCCTGGAACTGATTCCGTTTATGGCTGCTAAGGTAACGGATGCGGATGGTAGTGCCCTATTTCTGTATAAGCCCAATGGTCAAGTTACCTTAGAACAGTTACATTGGCAAGATAGTCAGCAAAGGAAAAGCATCCGTAAAGCTCTGGAAACTGCCAGTAGTCAAATTACCCTTTTCCCCAGTTCAGCGCCAGTCACAACTACTGGCATACTAGATGACCAGATGCAAATGTATTTGGGTCCGGATGTACAGGTTTTTGGTACGGCAATTATAGTTAAACACACAGAAAGGGGTTGGCTATATGTTCTAAGTCGGGATCCTGATTACAGTTGGACAGAGACCAGGCAAAAACTAGTGAGACTGGTTGCTGATCAAACTGGAGTAGCTATTGGCAATGATGAATTGTCTGTAGAGCTGCGGAAAAAAGAACTGTTGGATCAAGAACTGGAAATCGCAGCGGAGATCCAACGGAGACTTTTACCCCGTTTATGTCCTAATATTCCTGGTGCTGTCCTAGCTGCACGTTTTAAACCAGCTAATCGGGTGGGAGGAGATTATTATGATTTTATTGCCACCAATCACACCACCAATTACCCTCCCCACCATCTGAGTCAGGAAAACACCTGTTGGGCTCTAGTGATTGCGGATGTGATGGGTAAAGGTGTTCCCGCAGGTTTAATTATGACCATGTTACGAGGAATGCTCAGAGGTGAGGTACTTCATGGTAATTCAGCAGCAGGAATTTTGCAGAATTTAAACCGGGTTATGTATGCTGACTTAGAAAATTCGAACCGCTTTGTTACTATGTTCTATTCTGAATATGACCCAAAAACCCGAGTTTTGTCTTATAGTAATGCCGCCCATAACCCACCTCTGTGGTGGCATGCCAGATCCAGAACTGTGACTAGACTGGACACAATGGGTATGCTTATTGGTCTCGATGCTAACAGTCAATATGAAAATGGACAAGCTCTTTTAGAACCAGGTGACACTGTAATTTATTATACTGATGGTTTAACGGATGCTGCAGCTGCAAGTGGCGATCGCTTTAGTGAAGATAATTTCATTACTTCATTTAGTGCTGCTTGTCGGTATTGTAATGGGCCCCAAGAAATAGCGGATTATTTATTTGATAAGGTGCAGGAATTTATTGGAACTGATAAACAAAATACTGATGATATGACCCTAGTAGTTCTGCAAATTTCCCAGGATGAGGAACCATAATTAAAAGGATTAACAAAACCAGGTATAAACATGACAAGAAACGAGAAAATTAACTTTGCTACTCCCAGTGGGTTTCCCGAATTTCTCCCTGGGGAAAAGCGACTAGAATTATACTTACTAGACACCATTCGTAAAGTATTTGAGAGTTATGGTTTTACACCCATAGAAACACCAGCGGTAGAAAGGCTAGAGGTACTACAAGCCAAAGGAAATCAAGGGGATAATATCATATATGGAATTGAGCCAATTCTACCACCGAACCGCCAATTAGAAAGAGATAAATCTGGGGAAACTGGTGCGGAAGCTAGGGCTTTAAAATTCGATCAAACTGTTCCTTTAGCTGCTTATATAGCTCGTCATTTAAATGAATTAACTTTCCCCTTTGCCCGGTATCAAATGGATATGG is a window encoding:
- the hpsA gene encoding hormogonium polysaccharide biosynthesis protein HpsA; translated protein: MTKKCYSYRIITKKYAKVVVQFLRILRRTTKNLIRLFLKIILKSQRRRNLKNQGFVLPTTTMVILVVMLLTMAIVFRSFERAKHAHNTKINQTVINAATPAIDRGKAKINQMLADPRITQFLPSDQDLYNNLINYLDEYTFGDETNLTLNLQNYEPLKTAWKFPVDTNNNGKFDSYTLYGIYFKNPPQSNQQYVRARNTLEARSLPINPIDFNSRCQDFTSISKNLEKLVDTNGWLIIGGQMRKAFFVYTATVPITSQMTIPTQNQINYEISPENKAFYALEYKQERIQIPSSNNAIVYEDDLQITGNEDFRINGRIFTNSNLLTGSASRSIRLYQISSQSSCFYEPENSKIIVGGNLAAGGFTDNKDLSTATTVDLFKDKGVNPQTIAGYNPRITDHKSVTNSPQNIAYNSLAYMKRINKLVDRQMANYLTTDPQEVKQGIIKKQKQLGTAYTTDQYDQIRRKELELYFQKRTRRVPFQEVPFGSEQSDVNKIDNPLQSTGDTLRPIDPWIYPFASDGITGTSHSQLSLNISGNLLKPSATEPMDQLQKQLGGVEQYLGDRVIVGHNLPQMWWNYPQNRFFSTDINHTQNLKDINWDLGNEPRTRYTTLHNLAGLAAIERDGDWEYAAAQVPENPQQENFIGGLRVVTGSGIYLPRNHNASSTNFLDVSTKIWSDILPIPQTSTEYVNTTINPYWMYDSSLGFTLPKLSEMDITTPYLKMRATVVYHYKSSNYHQNNPTPIACISSFYLPTNSNTATNMITLPNAVGIEKSSHGLSNNGIVYPPPTRNVNAYANLLTYQAQLQYPNGRWVNEPLRNALAKNNYTLSEKSAIDTALCALQIMDGSISPLSNPPIPHGAIKEIAFLDSREIRANQTSNQVDSNLPYDLPLRDRQPLEIRATVIDLNQLRTTRISTDEYLLPNSGIIYATRDDALPDISGGISAKSESSVDYKLDPTRRPNGILITTSDSSPTKLFRSTSNTFRREEKGLILASNLPVYIKGDFNRHTQEEFTSTLAADWSNFYNRSQINHQFACRPSDSKLPNCTVGDEWRNAAILADSITLLSQNFRFGFRNEGDYDWNNYIGDTASFNNRPTNFEYNTYAPTITQNYDINGIPNIDLDPVTNGIQGSSYFHNFVTPIVKQIPAREFLLEVCLVSNTDICNSDPTQWVISRFSRSEYNGQPESNIEGLPITAIKTGSLDYHHQPSNGWENLPQRIAFKRNMATGKLLQPLSVYGVDNNQIIRTFSFSGNTLPKLAVNQNNQGFLIPWLTPDSNGFWQPVLQINQPFATPTDPHNTNSITNGSHNHWLQIATPTTVNFIAATGDNPARPMEDNGGLPNLLRLLENWSPNTTPIDLRINGAFIQMKRSNYATGTYSTSINSQPQDFQYKIAVNSGRSSGHLPPRRQWHYDVGLLSQPLDLFTQKIPIKSQKLSKDYFRQVGRNDEWIQTLLSAKQTSDGTYAVDQDQRFNCY
- the hpsB gene encoding hormogonium polysaccharide secretion pseudopilin HpsB gives rise to the protein MLDHLKKYLLFPVEEYDGFTILESLVAISTLSLLLMVITPIWIMSTAIRMQSRRVEMAAQAATSFVNGVKIGSIVTPQVISEITPSQQAPRNISTSPQDYLITSSKMPAPTSANGLYCYNQNGIIGFTECQNNSNNLFYIQAGTIATSSKNESYLLSIRVFRADIDFTQQIPINKSTPSPITHNLGDKQVPLIQMTTEITNNKTSFYSLCQRLGAIAPTTYSSSTLCQ
- the hpsC gene encoding hormogonium polysaccharide secretion pseudopilin HpsC, giving the protein MQLLVGLTIGVISITLLLRLLINVMEINQQEQAKITTGAEIQTALDYIANDLKQAIYIYDAQGINAIRSQLPSTPTGIDRVPVLVFWRQETIENVLPVPGSLIKDDAFVYSLVVYYLIRDTTASVSEWSKSARIARWKIRDGVLANTRDFDQIVLCNGYTGRDYIKGPNNNKREQNPEFCPEPGFAAFNLNNSGSLEQIMNSWRKHSAKYTNDPIVLVDYIDSRINNIPPAVCPPNSTNPKITWSRVTSSIFSHTTTGRMTSFYACVDRLNVTAQVFIRGDALARIPNNLNTNSNQLSHYFPTVSTQVQGKGFFYK
- a CDS encoding pilus assembly FimT family protein, producing MNYQSSNEGFTLWENLIVLAIIGILSAIVTPSWLSFLTNYRLNVAQEQVYQALRQAQSQAKKEKSTWQASFKQENGIVKWAVHPILVHPPNAVWHSLDSAIQLDRETTLRESHGIKYIQFDDLGAIRNPPLGTVTLSMKSGGTAKRCVIVSTILGSLRTARENTVLRNNAYCY